One genomic region from Terriglobus aquaticus encodes:
- the moeB gene encoding molybdopterin-synthase adenylyltransferase MoeB, giving the protein MAEEAIAEPTTELPTLSNDEIARYSRHLILPEVGMDGQRKLKAAKVLCVGTGGLGAPLALYLAAAGVGTIGLVDFDVVDESNLQRQIIHSQATVGKLKVDSAELMIKGLNKNTNVVKHNTMLTSANALEIFRDYDVIADGTDNFQTRYLVNDACVLTGKPNAYGSIFRFEGQASVFATEEGPCYRCLYPEPPPPGLVPSCAEGGVLGILPGLVGVIQATEVIKLILGIGEPLIGRLLLVDSLGMTFRTLKLRKNPNCPACGTHEIQELIDYNQFCGVAPPVEAGPLEVSSHGAVAQGANEVDGIPQITVEELKAKRDEGKAFILDVREPHEAQIASIGAPQIPVGQLEQRLSELRGHENDEILVHCKTGGRSQKASVLLKANGFKNVKNVAGGITAWAERIDPSVPKY; this is encoded by the coding sequence ATCGCGGAGGAGGCAATTGCCGAGCCAACCACCGAGCTGCCGACGCTGAGCAACGACGAGATCGCGCGCTATTCGCGCCACCTGATCCTGCCCGAGGTGGGCATGGACGGGCAGCGCAAACTGAAAGCCGCCAAGGTGCTGTGCGTGGGCACCGGCGGCTTAGGCGCTCCGCTGGCACTGTACCTGGCTGCCGCGGGTGTGGGCACCATCGGCCTGGTCGATTTCGACGTGGTCGACGAGAGCAACCTGCAGCGCCAGATCATCCACTCGCAGGCCACCGTCGGCAAGCTGAAGGTGGATTCCGCCGAGCTGATGATCAAAGGTCTGAACAAGAACACGAACGTGGTGAAGCACAACACGATGCTGACCAGCGCCAACGCTCTTGAGATCTTTCGCGACTACGACGTGATTGCCGACGGCACCGACAACTTTCAGACGCGCTACCTGGTCAACGATGCCTGCGTTCTGACGGGCAAGCCGAACGCGTACGGATCGATCTTCCGCTTCGAGGGCCAGGCATCCGTCTTCGCCACCGAGGAAGGCCCGTGCTACCGCTGCCTTTATCCTGAGCCGCCACCGCCGGGACTTGTTCCGAGCTGCGCCGAAGGTGGCGTGCTCGGCATCCTGCCCGGACTCGTAGGTGTGATCCAGGCGACCGAGGTCATTAAGCTGATCCTCGGCATCGGCGAGCCACTCATCGGGCGCTTGTTGCTGGTGGACTCACTCGGGATGACCTTCCGCACGCTGAAGCTGCGCAAGAACCCCAACTGCCCCGCCTGCGGCACGCACGAGATCCAGGAACTGATCGACTACAACCAGTTCTGCGGCGTGGCTCCGCCGGTTGAGGCCGGCCCGCTCGAGGTCTCGTCACACGGCGCAGTGGCGCAGGGCGCGAACGAGGTGGATGGGATTCCGCAGATCACCGTGGAAGAGTTGAAGGCGAAGCGCGATGAGGGCAAGGCGTTCATCCTGGATGTTCGCGAGCCGCACGAGGCACAGATCGCCTCCATCGGTGCGCCGCAGATCCCGGTAGGCCAGTTGGAGCAGCGCCTGAGCGAATTGCGTGGCCACGAGAACGATGAGATCCTCGTGCACTGCAAGACCGGCGGCCGCTCGCAGAAGGCCTCGGTACT